The following nucleotide sequence is from Leucoraja erinacea ecotype New England chromosome 2, Leri_hhj_1, whole genome shotgun sequence.
cttcttcatAATGCCCTGCAATTATTTGCCCACGCTACTTCAATTAGTTAGTTCACTGTAAGATTAAAGAAACCCTGAACAAATTGCATGGGAATGATTCTGACTGTGATAAGACTGCAGTTCAGTTGAAGTTACTGTCATTCACACCCCAAGATGTTTTGGATCAGAGGCTTTTGGTAGCCAAGAATGCCCTTAACTTTACCTACCTCTTCAATTCTAAATCTTATCAATTTTCTCAGTATTCATTTAAGGATTTATGGTGGAAGACAAATCCTGACTATTTTGTCTCCCACTTTCCAGCCGTAACTTTACCTTGAGGGCTTTGGGCAAGAGGGGTTAGCAGTTAGAGACCATATTCATATCTACCCCCACTCAATCCCACCTTTGAGTTAAAATGTTGACTTCTTAAGATTTATGTAGCAAAAGACAGGAAAGTAGCCAACACTTTCACATGGTAGAGCAACATATCTTCCAGCCATCCATTCTCTCAGGACTTCAGAACAAGTTTTAGATGAAAGCGGCTGGTGCCAATGCAGTATTCAGTCTGTGGACTTGATGAATTTCAGAATGGCATCTTGCCGAGAGCAAATATTCCTCTCTGGCCTGAGTTTCCAAGGAATCAACTGTTCTGCTTTGTTGCTCTCTAACTGCTGCTCAAATTCATCAAGTTACAAAacttgcagcacagaaacacgccAAATAGACAAAATGCTCTCTAAGGTGTTAGTGTCCCATACGTGCGTCTTCCGAACCCATTTTACTTAATATTATTAGCCCTTTCCTCTCACATGTGTATGTTTCGCTAGGTTCTTCTTAAATGCACCTGTGCTTTTTGTCTCCATCGTTCCTGTGGTAGCACATTCCACATTCTTACCATCTTTGGCACAAGTATTACTTCTGAATTTCAATTGGATTCATCAGTGATGGTTACTTTTGTTACCTTTTGTTGGTAACTTCTACTTTTAACACTTGCTAACACTAAACATATTCTCCATATTTAAACTTTCAAATCCTCTCAGAACTTTCAAAAATTCCATCAGTCTTTCTCTTTGCTTTTGTATATTTAGCAAAAAAGAACTCCAGCTTGCATAGTCTTTGCTCATAAGTATTTTTTCACTGTGCTAGCATTATCCAATATCTTCCTTTTCATCTTCGGTGACATATCTATATCATTTTTGGGACATCATACTCATAACTGTGCTTACAAGTGCAGTCAAACTCAGGTTTAAAGCAAGTTTATCTGTTCCTTACTAGATCTCTCTTACTAAAAAATGAAATTCACTGTTTGGTCTGCTTTCCTGTGGCCAGGTCAACATGTGTCACTGATTTATCAGTGATCAGCAATCTATTTATTTACTCTCTTTTTGGGATGTTGTCATTTTTTTCCACCCCCGATTGCTGTTGAAATGATTAAACCCATGATGATTTTCCACGAGTGGAAACCATAAGTGGTTTTCCCATTTGCCTGCTACCCTCTTCCTTCTTGTTGGTGACACATTAGGGAGGTATTGCCAAAGCTTTCAGGGATCGATTGCTAGTTCTCACGTCACCCCAGCCATAGACTatctaccctcctcccatccgggaagcgctacaggtctctccgttgccggaccagcaggttcaggaacagcttcttccctgcggctgttacactacttaactctacaccttggtgattgccagtcacccccccctggCACTctctcccccagaaaaattgcattaatgtatgtacatatatatattctgctgttcattattctatatttgctcttctgggtgagatgctaactgcattttgttgtctctgtactgtacagcacacaatgacaataaagattgaatctgaatctgaatctgacaggaATCTCTTGCTTATTGCTGGATTTATGATGGAACTTCTGCTGATCGTTCTCCAAAGCGAGATCAGACCATTGATGCAACCAGGTGTTTGGCTATCAAACACACTGTATACCACAACCAGGAATGATTGAAAGGGAAATGTTTTCTATTCCCCAACCTCAGAACAATTTATCTTGATAAGATGAATATTCATCCCATGACTGTTTTAATTTAAACTGCAATTATTTAAATACAAAAAAATCTATAAAAGAAACTAACACTTGAAGacatcaaaagtagacaaaaatgctggatagatCAAGATACCTTTACTGAATACAATAGGATATTTATTGAATAACTTTTCATGTTATTTGTGCAGCAAAATGATAGTTTTAATAACACAATCTTACTTTGCAATTTTTAAGTAGTGCATTAGTGCCACCTGCTGTTTATCATCAAAATTTCCATATTCTTTTTCTAGCCAACATTTAAGTTTCCTTTTCAAATATTATAATAGTGGtattttgattagtgcaggtgtccaaggttatggggagatggcaggagaatggggttaggagggagagatagatcagccatgtgtttaagaaggaactgcagatgctggagaatcgaaggtacacaaaaaagctggagaaactcagcgggtgcagcagcatctatggagcgaaggaaataggcaacgtttcgggccgaaacccttcttcagaagaagggtttcggcccgaaacgttgcctatttccttcgctccatagatgctgctgcacccgctgagtttctccagcttttttgtgtacgatagatcagccatgattgaatggtggagtaaacttgatgggccaaatggcctaattctactcctattccttaagaCCTTAGTAGTGAAATCAATGCCGAAAAGAAACATTATTCgttttgaaaaaaaaaccaaaacattGTCTTTGTTTTCTCTACGCATTTCATATCTGTCTACTAATTTGTATTTTCTGGGCCGTGTGAGAGAGTTTTCAATGCATCCAACATGCCTCCGAACATTATTTCTCCTGGGAACCCACAGGAATATCCACCTGTTACCATCTGTCACTGGGCCATCAGGGCTCTTGCACTGGAACAAATCAGAGTGACCTTACTGGAGTTCAATTTAGCAGTCTGTACTCTGGATTACTAGAAGATGAAAGATTGGCCAAAGGTCAGACATGGATTCAACAATATAAAGACATAGTGCATGATTCAGAGGCGAGGCATGAATTAACTGCTCAATAACAGATATAGCATCACCACTCATTAAAAATAATTGATAACTGTTTGGTTTATCATGTGGAAAATAATGTCAAGAGTCCTAAAGAGGctagattaaaacaaaaaaagtataATAGTGTGAACTAACTGGAGCTTTTTCATGAAGTTCCAGTTCAGCTGCTCCAACTGTGTATTTGTTTTCCCAGAAAAATAGGTTTTATGGATCCTAaaataaaaattgtgaattgttcaaTTCCAAATGAATTATTGCTTGTATTTGATGCGGGCCCTTTCTACTCTGCTGCAACCTAATGCTGCATCagtggacctacacagtgaatggtagggctcttgggagtgttgtagtgcagatggatctaggagtgcaggtgcatagttccttgaaggtgaagttacaggtagatggggtggtcaaaaaggagagacagagagagggggagacagagtgagggagagacagagagagggggagacagatagggagagagagagagagggagagagagagagagagagacagagagggggagagacagatagggggagagacagagagggggacacagGGGGACAAGATGCAGAGGCTGCACTATAGCGGGGAGCCCGTGGCTGATGCTGCCTTCACCGACATCCAGACCCTCAACAATTTCTCCGACCAGCAATTTGCAGCATTGACAGAAATACTCTTTCGCTTTGTTACAGAACCTACGGAGTCAGAGCGGTTACTAAACGAGCTCTGTGAATTTGCCTCACAAAATGGAATGATCTTGGGACCCTTGAAGAACATTGTAAAAAGTGCTCTGTTGGTTCCTAATGGTGCCTTGAAAAGAAATTTGACAGCTGAACATGTCAAAGCTGATTTCATTGCTCTGGGACTCAGTGAGGAGAAGGCGGGATACTTTGCAGATCAGTGGAAATTGCATTCTGCGGCGCTGTCAAGAGCACACGGTATtgcgggttcagtattgatgtggatagagaactggctggcagacaggaagcaaagagtaggagtaaacgggttcttttatctctggaattctctgtcacagaaggtagttgaggccagttcattggctatatttaagagggagttagatgtggcctttgtggctaaagggatcagggggtatggagagaaggcaggtacaggatactgagttggatgatcagccatgatcatattgaatggcggtgcaggctcgaagggccgaatggcctactcctgcacctattttctatgtttctatgtttctatgttttggcactttggccttcatcagtcagagtattgagtatagaagttggaaggttatgttgcagttgtaaaaggcgttgatgaggctgcatttagagtattgtgttcagttctgggcaccatgttaagaaagatgtcaagctggaaagggtacagagaagattgacgacgatgttgccaggaccagagggagtgctattgagggagtgcagcataggttcaccaagttaattcccggaatggcgggactgccatatgttgatagattggtgcagctgggcttgtacactcgaaatttagaaggatgagagggtatcttattgaaacataaaagattattaagggtttgaacttgctagaggcaggaaacacattcctgatgttgggggagttaagaaccaggggccacagtttaagaataaggggtaagccatttagaacggagatgaggaaaaacattttcacacagagagttgtgggtctgtggaattctctgcctcagagggcggtggatgctggctctctggatgctttcaagagagagctagacagagctctaaaagatagcagagtcaagggattatggggagaaggcaggtacagggtactgattgtggatgatcagccatgatcatattgaatgccggtgctggctcgaagggccaaatggcctactcctgcacctattgtctattgtctgagctatagagagaggttgagtagactgggactctattccttggagtgcagtaggatgaagggtgatcttatagaggtgcataaaatcatgagaggaatagatcgggtaggtgcacagagtctcttgcccagagtagttgaatcgaggaccagaggacacaggtttcaggtgaagtggaaaagatttaataggaatctgaggggtcacacaaagagtagtggatgtatggaacaagttgctggaggaggtagttgaggcagagactatcccaacatttaagaaacagttagacaggtacatagataggacaggtttggaggtatatgggccaaatgcaggtaggtggggctagtgtagctgggacatgttggccagtgtgggcaagttgggctgaagaacctgttttcacactgtatcactctgtgactgtgacttacAGCAGCACTACAGCAATGTAAACATATGTAaacactctgtaaaacccataattagCAACAAATTAACATCTAgttcatatattaaaaaaaagacaaataaatagacaatagtagtgcaaagttAAAAATATGTTCCccaagcttatttggaggttgcagtgtttaatggcctgatgaaAGTAGGGAAAAAGCTGCTCCTGTAACCTGGACAtgacagttttcaagctcctatatcttcttgccAATGacgggagtgaaatgagagcgtggccagggtggtgtgcgtCTATGATGATGCTTggccgcctttttgaggcagcaactcctgtagataccttcgatggtgggaagctcagtacccatgatgggcaGGGGAGTTtttaccactttttgcaatcttctttgttcctgggagttcaagttgccgaaccaggccgtgatgcaagaaatcaatatgctctctgctgtacacctgtagaagttcaagagaatattcaTTGACattctgaatctcctcaatcttctaagggacTAGagacattgatgggctttcttcatcattgcaccaatgtgctgggtccaggccaGATCATCACAGATGTGCGTGCCCCGGATTTTGAaggttttgactctctccaccgttGTTCTGTTGATAAAGATTGGGTTGTGGATCCTTATTATTCCTCTTCCAAACTCCACCATCAGTTCCTTGGTCCTACTGACGTTGAGagtaaggttgacacaaaatgctggagtaactcagcgggacaggcatcaactttggagagaaggaatggttgactgatgtcaggggaatgggcgggacagagataaatgtagtcagagacagtaagactggtaggagaactgggaagggggaggggatggagagaagggctactggaagttagagaagtcaatgttcatactgctagggtgcaagctacccaagtgaaatataaggtgttgttccttcaatttgcactgggcctcactctgccaatggaggaggcccaggacataaaggtcagtgtgggaatgggagggggagttaaagtcttgttaaacattaattttaattttcttccacaaaatactgcctgacctgttgagtttttccagcagtttcagttttaattttagatttcctgCATCAGCAGGGTTTTCTTAATTTTCCAATCACGGCGCCACAGAATTACCAGGGCACAAACTggtgaatatatatttttaaacagtgtATTTTCATCATCTGTCCTTCATTATAATAATGATGCACCAGAGGTTACTACAGGCTGAATACATCAGGAACTGCTGTCTGGGCAGAGAGCCAGAGAATAGTTCTCCAGCTAGCATGAAGCTGCTGGCTCCCAGTAGAACTCAAAATAAAGTCTGGTCCTCTTTATCATGAGTGCCTCAGAGAAATTGTTCTTCAACATAAGTATCAAGTTCAGCTATAAACACTGTCATTGACTGCATTTAACAGCCACTTTACTGTACTGATGCCAGCTCATATCCGGAATGATTTCAATATTCAGATGTCTCAGCTAATCTAGGGATTTTCCAGTGTAAGCTGTATGTGCAAAGCATTTTAATCACTGATGGCTACACAGTTCAAATAAACAACATTTGTACGTATTCTAGAATGTGAGCAAGTTTAACCGTGATCCTTCGGAAAGGAGGGAGGAAAAAATAAGCAAGGGCAGGAGATGCAACAATTTAATTAATTCGAGTGCAAAGTGATGGATTCAGGATGTTAAACCAGACCACGTCATGCATGATGAATGGCAGGCCCCGGGGAATGCTATTGAATCAAGAGACCTGGGGGTACATATACGTAGTTTCCTGAAGTTACAATACAGCTAGACAAGGTGGCGAAGAAGGCATGTGTTCCTTCATCAGCCATAACACTGCTACATAAATCAGGACATCATCTTAGAGTTGTACAAAAGATTggttaggctgcacttggagcatactctgcagttctggttgtcacgACATAGGAAGGAACCGtttaaactggaaaggatgcagcaAAGATTCACACATGTtaaaacaagaaattgcagatgctggtttgccaaggaaaaaaaaaaatgctggagtaattcagcgggtcgggcagcatcctggaaaattccagagattacctgacctgctgagttattccagcactttgtgtctttccttcacAATGATGTGGCCTGGACTG
It contains:
- the LOC129706298 gene encoding COMM domain-containing protein 7-like, producing the protein MQRLHYSGEPVADAAFTDIQTLNNFSDQQFAALTEILFRFVTEPTESERLLNELCEFASQNGMILGPLKNIVKSALLVPNGALKRNLTAEHVKADFIALGLSEEKAGYFADQWKLHSAALSRAHGIAGSVLMWIENWLADRKQRVGVNGFFYLWNSLSQKVVEASSLAIFKRELDVAFVAKGIRGYGEKAGTGY